Below is a genomic region from Virgibacillus dokdonensis.
CAACCCCAATATGAATAATTCCTTCGCTTTCTTCATCTAGTTGTGACACGATGGAGGGGTATATTTCCATACTATCAGCAAAGTTTGGAATGCGAGCATCAACGATAAAACCATCATTCATATATAACCGCATCTTATCGTTATTATCTTTTTCTGGTGTCCAATGCACTTCCGAAATTAGATTTCGAATCGTTTCAGGTAGTTTTTCCATTTCATTCGTTAACCTATGTAAATACGTTTCCTTATTAAACCCCTTTAATAGCGGAGCATCTCCATTATACGTTTTTTTTGCCATACTTTGAAGTGTTGTTCCATTACCTAATACTGGATAGTAAGTCGTTTCTTTTTGTGTGTAACCAACAAGTTCGTATTCTTCAACCGTGATGGAAACGGTCCAAGGTAATTTTCGACTTACCTTAGCAGAAGCAATAATTGGACTATCATTTAACATCGACTCTATCGCATCAGTATCAATTGTCCATATGTTTTTATTATCGGTTAAATCCGCTTGTTTTACAATTTCATTATCCTGTAAAAAAGAATTACCTTCTACTTGGATCGTACGTATATAACTTAACGGCGATTGTAAATAAACAATAATTGAAATCAAAATGAAAAAAATAGACAGGTAAAATAACAGCCTGCGGTTTGCCTTTTTTTTCCTTGCTTGTTTTAATTTTGGAATTCGATCTTCAATCGAAACGACTTTCTTCTGAGCCATCTCCATTTCTTCCTTTATCCTAAATTAACAACAAGAAATGGCATGTACATGCCATTTCAACTTGTTACTATGAGTATATCATATAATCTATGGAAAAATGTAGTGAGACTTAGGGAAATGTAAAGTTTTTTATTTCACTATCTTGTTCTGCTATGGTCCAAAAAATACTACTGGAGAACTTACATATTTTGGGTAATCGGAAAATAGTGTGGAAAGAGGGTTAAAAAGTACCCTCTTCCATAGCTTTAATCAGTGTGGAAAAATCAGCACCATAAACTTCTTCATATACCCATTCGTAACCAGTGTGTGACCAATTTGGGAATTGATCAGGTAACATTTTTCCGAAAGTGACTTCAACTTCTTTGAATTTCTTTTTCTTTTTAACTTTACGATAGCCTTGAGTAAACAAAATCTTCGCTCTAAGGGCCTCAAAAGAGTAACCACGACCAACATGATTCATTGTCTTGATTAAACGATTCAAGGATTCTGTATAAGCGTTTGTAATCGGAGAATTGAAGTAATTGAATATTTCCTCTTCCCAATTATTCATAGCCTTAATCAGATCTTCAAAATAAGTCATTAATTCTTTTGGTACATTTGAAAGCCAACTTTGATAGAGTTTATAGGCGTCGTTGATTGATTCGGCTTCATAGATGTCAAAAAAATGCTCTTTGAGTTCATAAGCCTGTCCAAGCACTGGAAAGTTTTGAGTCCATACTTGTAGCTTTATCTGGTCATCAAAATCTATTAAGTCTTTATTCCTTGTAAGAAGGACATAACGATCTCTCATAAGTTGTCTGCGTTCTTTCGCTGATACATTTTGTCGGTTAGCTTTTCGGATTTTCTCTAAGGCTTCATTGGCTAATTTAACAACATGAAATTTATCAATTACAATTTTGGCATGTGGTATCACTGCGTTAACAGCACTCTTATAAGGATTCCACATATCCATAGCTACCAGTTCAATTTTATCAATTTCTTGGAGCTTTGAAAGGTAACTGATAACAGTATCTTTATTTCGTTTTCGTAAAATGTTAATGACTGACTTGTTTTCAACATCTGTTATGACACAACGATAGTTTTTAAGCAAATGGACTTCATCAATACCAAGCCATTTAGGAGTTCTAAAATCAGTTTGAGCTTCAAGTTCTGTAACATAATCATTAAAGATGTTTCTTACAGTCTTTTCATCAATCCCTATATCATATGCAACACTGGTAAAGGTCTTTTCTAGACTTGCTACCTGAATCCAATCTAGAAGTCTATTGGTTACAGAACGATTTACATCCATATCAGGCAAGTTTTCAAAGAATGTTTCATTACATTCACGACACTTGTAACGTTGGCGTTTGATGAATAAGCCGACACGTTTTGCATGCATAGGTAAATCAAAAAACAACTGTTGCTTCTTACCGTGTTTATAAAGATTAGACACCGTACCACATTTATGACAATGGGAGGGAGGTGAAATAGTTGGCTGCACCAAGAACCTATAATCGTCCCTACTCTCTTCCATATCGAGAATTATATAATTTGCTAGATTAAGCATATTGATTGTCATCTGTTTTCTTCCTTTATTAATTATCGTTAAACCCGTTTATAAACTAGAAAGAAAATGAATAGCCCAGTAACAGAAATTAATAGAAACCGCTTTAAAGATTCTGCTATTTAGTTGTTTAAATTAAATACCTAAATGGTAAATCGCTCCTACATAGTAGAAAGTATTGATTTTGCATGTTTTCTCGCTATATCTCTTCGCTCTTGCATAGTTAACTTGTTAAATTGTTGATCATTAGGCAATATAAGATAACTTAAAAATACACCTCCCAACTGTCTTGCACAAAAGTCGATATCAACTTGATGATCTTTACGTTTGAAATGACATTCTAGTCCTTTTTTTATACTTGAAAAGATAATTTCTGGTAAGTTAATTTTATCTGTTAAATTTCCCCTTAAACTCTCTGATAAAAGCATCCTTATCAAATCATAATTTTTTGATAATACTTCTAGTCTGTTTTCAATAATGTTCGTTAAAAATAATTCAGTATCTTTTTCTTTTGCAATTTCTAAAACATGGGAACCAAACTTATTTTCTAATACATGTTTGATAACTGTAATAAATAGGTTCTCTTTCGTGGAATATCTCCGATACAATGTTACCTCTGCTACGCCTGCTTCTTTAGCAACTTCCTGCGTTGTCGCTTGTAATCCTTTTTTTATAAAAACAGAAATAGCTCCTTTAAAGATTTGATCCGTTTTATCCAGCAAATCTCATCACCTTCTCACTCTTTTTTGTATGATAAACCAGTATGTGAAAAATTAAGATGTTTGTTTTATTTTTACAAATCTGTCTAGTATAATCAAGATTGGCGGCATTACAATCAATGTAGAGAATAACGCAAGTGAAATGTTAGTGAGTGTCATCAGTCCAAAATTGTTCAAAATTACAAAATCGGATGCAAGCAAGGCACTAAATCCGCCAATTGTCGTAATGGCCGATACAAAAACGGCTTTACCAATGTTTTTGTTGGCCATTTTGATGGCTTCCCTGCTCTGGTAACCTTTCTCTCTTTCTTCATAATATCGTTCCATGATTAATACGGTAAACTCCGTGCCGATACCAATAATTAATGCTCCCAATGTCGCCGTTAGTGGTGTGTAACTCATATCCAAAAAGTACATTACTAAACCAGACCATCCTACAATGAATATAATAGGCAACAAAGGAATAAACGCCTTAACAGGATGCCTGTAAATAACTAATAAACTTAAGAATACAAGTCCCATTCCAATCAAGGTCATCTGATATCTGCCAGTTGTCAAGCCTTGAATCATCTCCACATCTAAAACGGATTTTCCTGTGATTGTTGTTTCAAGCATATCCAAATCATTATTTTCCAAATAAACACCTAAGTCATCAATGAATAATTCTAAATCATTTGCCTCTAAGTGTTCAATTCCTACGGTAATAACACCTTTTGTTTCTGATTCATTAAAGAAAAGTTTTAACTGGCTTTCTGGTATATTAGCAACTTCCTCCTTAAATTCTTCGCCATCAGGCAACTCTTCATTGTTCATTTGCTTCACAACGCTTGTGAGCGAGTTTGTTTTTACAACAACATCAGGAAATTCAGTTTCAAGGGATTCTGTCAAATCATCAACCCATGTATTCACTTGATCCGAGAAAATATCGTAGCTTTCATATACAATGGATATTTGATCTGTTGTGCCGAGAACATCCCGTAATTTATGAATGTCATTTAATTCCTGTGTATCCTGAGGCATGAAGGTTTCCATATCTGTTTCCGCATCAGCATCCAGATCCACCCAGATACCAAAAGCTGCAGTGACAGCTACGATTATGATAATTATCCAACGAAAGGTGATTGTTTTTCCCGTGATGCAATCAAGCACTTTATCCGTTTTGGAAGGTGATCTTTTTTGCCGTTGTTTCGGTTGTTTTCCTTTATCTTCACTAAAAAAATAATCTCTGGTAAATAGTATTGGAATTAAAAGAAATATCCCTAGAATAAAACTTACCACTAAGCCGATTGTTAACATTTTACCAAAGTCTTGTATCATTGGTACAGGTGATGCATACAGTGAAATAAATCCAAGTGCTGTCGCAATCATTGCAGTTAAGACTGCCGGCACCATCATTTTTATGGTTTTATTTAAACTATCCTTCGCTTTCTCTTTATCGTTATTCATTCGAATCCTCCTTCGCTATTTCCTCTGCATAACGGTTTTGGAACTGAATGGCATAATCGATACCAAGACCAATTAAAATTGGAAAAACAGCCATTGATACCATGGTAATTGGTATTTGTAACCAGCCCATTAAACCTACCGTTCCGATAACTGCAATGAGAACAGTTACTAATGGCAATAAACGCCAACGGACTTTAAAGACAATAGATAACACAATCACCATGATTATAAGTGCCAGCCCCATCATGGTTTGAATACTTTCCTGCATGGAAGAGCGAGTAGCATGATCAAGTACAGGTTTCCCTGATACCATTGTTTCTGCTGATTCAATTTCTTCCTTATCTAAATAGTTGTTTATCGTATCAATTACTTCCGTTTTTTCTGCATCCTCTGTATCTCCATTAAGTTTTATCATCATGGTCATGCTTTGATCATCTATAATTACTTCTTCAAACATTGGGCGAAGTTCATCGTCATCATCATAAATCATGTTATCCAGTGTGTCTTGATTCTCAGGTAATCCAGGGGTCATAATGTCTGAGTAATCATAGATGGTTTTCATGTTTTCACTTATGGTTTGTAAATTCTCACCCATTTCGGCTAGACCGTCAGCAAGTTGGCTTAGCATCTCTGCCTGTTCTTTCTGTTTTCCTTCTATTTCTTCCTTGAGCCCTTGCATTTCCTTTTCTTTTTCAGCTCGTTGTTCATCCATTTTTGCTTGCATTTCTTCCTGTTGAGTTTCCTGCTGTTCTTTCATTTCCTGCTTCATCTGTTCTTGTTTCTCTTGTTGCCCCTCTTGTCTTTGTGCTTGCATCTCTTTCTGTTTCTCTACCTGCTCTTGTATTTGTTCAAGCTGCCCGTTTTGCTGAATTAACTGTTCGTCCAGTTTCTGTTGTATATTATTTAGGCCTTCTATTGTTTGTTCGGGGATACCAGGAAGTTGTGCCGAATCTTCAGATATCTGTGTCATTTGTTGTGACAGTTGAATTAATCCCTGACTGGCTTCCTGTATCTGTTCCTTCTGAGGGGTATCTTCCATTCGTTCTGCCAGTTCACTTAAATTCTTCCCTAATTCATTCGTTTGACGACCAAATTCGGCATATCCATCTACCAGATTTGTTGTTCCTTCTTCCAAATTCCCCTGAGCCCCAATCATGTTGGAGAATCCTTCATTTAACTCAGCAATTTGTCCTTCTATATCCGGAAGTCTAATCTCACCAACCTCAGGAAGCTGACTCTCCGTTTCTCCAACTTCAGGTAACGACGGCTCTTCTATCTCAGGGAGCTTTGGTTCCTCCAGCTCAAGAAGTGCCATTTCTTGATCACTCTCAGCATTTCCCTTCAGCTCATCACTAATGTCAGTTAGTTGACTCCCCATTTCATTTAACCCATCAATTGTTTCAGAAATACCATCTTGAAACGTATCCGATTGGTTATTTGCAATTTCTTCCACAAGTGTAACTGGGCTTAATATACTGTATATCGAATCATTATTTTGCAGCACATCTTCTATCCCTTTCATATGCTTTAAATGATCAGGGGTCAGTAAATTTTCTGATTCATACAAAACAATAATCGATTCCCCACCAAATTCCTCCTCCAACATTAAGTTATCTTGATATACATCTGAGCTAGGTTCTACCAGCGTATCGTTCCCAGTAGCCATAAATACATCTTTTACGCCAACTGCTAATAGAACCACAATGATCATCATGATAAAAATGGACTTCATCGGAAAATTACTTAATACTTTCGCAAGTCTTTTTAACATATTCATGTACTTCCTCCTTTTTTTCACCACTTTAAATGTTTGTTAGTAATAACTTTCATTTTTTTATAAAAAATCTTCCAAACGGTTAAAACTTCTTCAATAATGTAAGTTACCACTAACACACATATTACCAATAAATATTTTGGTTGTAAAGAAAGTTTTAAACATAAGGAAAATCGTATTTGTATAAAGAAAAAATGTCGCTCCAGTCATTTGACCCTTTTCTCTAACTATATTTCTACATGATTATCCGATTTATGATTCTAAGAAAGCTAATTTTCTAAAATGATTTTCCACACGATAATCCGAATACCCCATATTTTAAACCTGCATTGTGGCGTTACCCCCTTTATTTTTATTATAAACTTAGAAAAGACTTGGCATATACTATAAACGTTAAATTTATCATTTCCTATAATATACATCGAAACCCCAGATGTAATCATCTGAGGTTTCTTGACAAACATGTCCCTTCATGCATATGCGTATATAAATGAACAAGTTATTTCTATGATTCATTCAGGGCGGATGATGACATGTTTATATTTTTGTATACTTACTAATATTTAACAAAATACCTACAGAGCAAAGAATTAATGTTAAGGAAGATCCTCCATAACTCAAAAATGGTAAAGTAATTCCAGTTACAGGAATTAGCCCAATGACGACACTAATATTAATCATTGCTTGTATCGCTAGCATGGACACGATGCCTAGAGCTAATAGACGGGCGAAACTATCTGGTGCTTCTAAGGATATTTTGATTCCTCTCCAAAACAACAAAAGAAATAATATAATCACAACCGTACCGCCAATAAATCCTAATTCCTCACCCAAGATAGCAAAGATAAAATCCGTTTGAGGTTCTGGTAAATAAAAATATTTTTGTAAACTATTCCCGAATCCTAATCCTAATAAACCACCTGGACCGATCGCATATAATGATTGAATAATTTGGAAACCATCTCCTAGCGGATCCTCCCATGGGTTCAAAAAAGCTGTAATCCGACTAATTCTATATGGTGCAGAAGCAATCAAACCAATAAAACCCACTAACCCTAGAGCTCCTAAACCAAAAAAATGAGATAATCTAGCGCCTGCAGTAAAGACCATCACCATACAAGTTAATACTAATACCATACCTGTTCCTAAATCTGGCTGCAACATAATTAAACCAAAAGCAGTAAATATCAATAGAATGGAAGGTAAAAACCCTTTTTTGAACGATGTAATATATTTTTGATATTTGGCTAAGTGGGAAGCTAGGAAAATAATCAAACCTAATTTCATAAATTCTGACGGTTGAATACTAAATGCCCCAATTCCAATCCAACTTTGCGCTCCTCCTCTTATCATGCCAATGCCAGGTATTAAAACAAGAAATAATAAACAAAAACAAACTAGTAAAATCAGCTTTGCATACTTTTTCCATGTTGTATAAGGAACATTCATAATAAGCAACATAGCTATTACTCCAGTACCCGCAAATAACAGTTGTCGTTTTACATAATAGAAGGAATCAGAAAACTTATACGCTGACCAAACATAAGATGAACTATAAACCATTACAACACCAATTACGAGCAATCCAATAATAACTCCCATTAAAATATAATCTGGTGAAGCATTTGTTGAACGGTTTGTTTTTTGTAGCAAAAATAACACCCCACTTTTGATTATTACCAGGGGGTGTTTAAAAAGGATGCATCAATAATAGAAATGCGTATAAGATTATTTTTGTTCGTGATTGTAAAATGAACCATCAACCAGTAAATATTTTCAGCGTAGGAGTAGACAATAATCATACGCCAAGGTAAGTAGTTTCCTTCGTCATTCGGTGATTACTGGTAAGCAATCTAACTTCTCAATACGTAAATAAGCTTTCCACATTGAAATAACTTCTAATTTCTAACACCCTTTTATTATCTATTAAACAAGCCCCTATACTAATGTATGCACGGCTTGTATAAACATGTCTCCTCTTTCTTCAAACGTGCGATATTGATCCCAGCTTGCACAAGCAGGTGATAACAAGATGACATCATTAGGTTCAGATATTTCATAAGCTTCCTGTACTGCTGTTTGCACATTTTTAGTTACACGAATATCAGAAACTTGCGCTTTCATTCCCAAATTTTCTAGTTTTGAAGCAGTTTCACCAAATAATACCATTGCTTTCACGTGCTGCATATATGGTAGGAGTTCGTCAAAACCGTTACCACGGTCTAATCCTCCTGCAAGTAGAATAATAGGTTGATTAAAGGCTGATAAAGCTTTTTGCGTAGCTAGACAATTGGTAGCTTTTGAATCATTATAAAACAATCGCTCACGGTGATTTTCTACAAATTGTAATCTGTGCTTCACACCTGTAAACATACTTAACACTTTTTGAATTCCTTCATTTGTTGCTCCACTTAACTTAGCAGCTGCTACACTAGCTAAAATATTCTCGTAATTATGCGATCCTAATAAGACAATATCCTTACGTTCCATAATTTTTTCTTCTTTAAAGTAGATCGCTTCGTTGTCAAGCCAAGCCCCATCGCTCTGTTTCCTTTTAACAGAAAATGGTATTTTTTGCGCTTTTGCAAGTTTAATAGCCTTTAACAAATTTTTATCTTCTGCGTTATAAACAAGAAAATCATCTTTCGTTTGGTTTTTAAAAATATTATATTTTGCTTGTTTATAGTTTTCCCATGTTTTGTGATAATCTAGATGGGCTTTAAATATATTAAGTAGTACAGCAATTTTCGGTTTAAATTTCTCGACGCCCATTAATTGAAAAGATGATAGCTCTAGTACAAGATTCTCTTTTGGATGCAAATTTTTTGCCACTTCAGTTGCAACAATGCCAATATTCCCTGCAACTTTAACAGGTTTTTCACTTTGCTTTAGCATTTCAGTAGTTAAAGTCGTCGTCGTTGTTTTACCATTAGAACCTGTTATTCCAATAATTGGTCCGCTTGCCAATTGACCCGCTATTTCAATTTCAGTTATTACAGGTATTCCCCTTTGTTGGGCTGCTACAACAATAGGGTTATCATAGGAAATACCAGGGTTTTTAACGATGACTTCTATCCCATCTAAAACACGAATAGGGTGAGAGCCGAGAATTAACTCTCCCCCTATCTCTACCCCCATCTCTACCCTCATCTTATTTAATTGGTTTACATTTGCATCAGATTCTGTTGCATTTTGATCATTTATTCGCACTTTTTTCCCCTGTTCGAGTAATGTGGTTGCGGCTGCCGTACCGCTTTTCGCTAGCCCCAAAACTAAAACATGCTCATAAGGGAAATCTTTTAATTTTCTCAACTTATACCCACCTCAATATAAATTCCTAACGCGGCAAAAACAAGCCCTACTAGCCAAAAGGTTGTAACTACTCGCCATTCTGACCATCCCAAAAGCTCATAATGATGATGTAATGGGCTCATTTTAAATACTCTTTTTCCAGTTGTTTTAAATGATATAACTTGTATGATAACAGATAATGTTTCAATAACGAACACGCCGCCAATAACAACTAAAATAATTTCAAGTTTTGTTAAAATAGCAATGATCGCAATTGCTCCACCTAAGGCTAAAGAGCCGGTATCGCCCATAAAGACCTTCGCAGGGTGCGCATTAAATACTAAAAAGCCAAGTAAAGCACCAACGATGGCCAGCGCAAATATTGCTACCTCACTTTGTGGATATCCATACAATGCTAACACGGCAAATGCACCAAAAGCAATGGCAGCAGTACCAGCTAGCAAACCGTCTAATCCATCTGTTAAATTTACTGCATTAGATGCTCCAACAAGCATAACTATAATTAAAAGAGCATATGCCCAGCCAAGCTCTAATTGGAAGGTCGTTCCGGGTACAGATATATAAGTAGGAAAACCTTGTGCTTTTAAGACAAAATAAACAACCAGCGCAGTAATAAGTTGCCCAAGTAATTTTTGCTTGGAAGTTAATCCGAGATTTCTTTTTTTCATTATTTTTATAAAATCATCCAAAAATCCAAGTAACCCGTATCCTACTAATACGAACAACAAAATCCACATTTCATAGTTAACCCCAACTGGATTTACTTTCCAACTCATAATGAGAGAGGTGATAACAATACTGAATACAATCATAATCCCTCCCATTGTCGGCGTCCCGGTTTTTTTTAGATGGGATTTAGGTCCTTCTTCTCTAATACTTTGCCCAAACTTCAATCTACGCAAAAATGGAATAAAAATAGGAGATAAAAGGACGGTAATTAAAAACGCTATTAAAATAGTTACCATTAACATAGTGATATTCATTACTTTTCCTCCTTCGTTAGAAACCGTCCATCAATTCATTGACTATCGTTTTAATTCAGCTAAAATCGATTCAAATTTTAGGCCTCTCGATGCTTTAAATAATATAATTGCCTCTTCATGTAAATGGGGTTTTATATCATGAAGCAATTCAGCCTTATTCGTATAATGTGCAGCAGAAATATTGCTTCCTTGTTCTATTACTGCCTCTGTAATATATTTAGAAGCTTCACCATATGTGTAGACATTTGTAATTGGATTTTCGATGACAGCAGCTACAGATCGATGAATCGCCTCTGTATGTGCTCCTAATTCTAAAATATCCCCTAAAACAAGAATTTTTTCAGAATAATCTTCAAGCTGTTTTATTACTTCAATGGCAGCCTTCATAGAAGTTGCCGAAGCATTATAAGCATCATTAATTAACGTCACACCATTTTTTCCGTTTATCTTTTCAAAGCGCATTCCTGTCTTTTTAATATGATAAAAAGCCAATTGAATCTGTTCTACATCGATGTTCATACAAATTGCAACAGAAATTGCTAACGTAGCATTTTTAGCATGGTGTTTTCCTAAAAACGGAATCGTGTATGACGTAGCTTTGTTTATTATAAACGATGTTGCGTTGTCTTGTATATAAACCTTTGTTATTTGATATATGTTATGTTCTGCAAAACCACAAGTAATCAGCTTTTTTTGACCATGACAATGCTGCAATAAAGGTTCATCACCATCTATAATAAGCGCTCCTTTATCGCTTAATCCAAGTAAAATTTCTAATTTAGCCTTCGCTATATTTTCTCTAGAGCCTAGAAACTCAATATGAGATTCACCAATATTAGTAATTATTGCATAATCTGGTTTAGCTATATTGGTTAATACTTTTATTTCACCAGCATGGTTCATTCCCATTTCAACAACTAAAACTTCGGTATCTGGCTTCATTGATAAGATGGTCAGTGGGACACCGATGTGATTATTAAGGTTCCCTTGCGTATAATGAGTCCGATAGGTCGTTTGCATAATAGCTGCAACCATATCCTTCGTAGATGTTTTACCATTTGACCCCGTAATACCAATCACAACTGGATTGATTTTCTCGCGATAGGCAGTAGCCAGTTTTTGTAAAGCAGCCAACGTATCTTCTACATAGAAGACCATTAATGAAGAAGATACAGCTTCAGGAAGCTCTTTTTGCTCACTCCATAAAACGGCAATAGCTCCGTTATCTACTGCTTGCAATACATAATCATGGCCATCAAAATTTTCACCAATAATCGGTACGAATAAACCATTGGTCATTTCTGTACGACTGTCGGTATAAACGCCATGAATCGTTTGTTGATTCGCACTTCCTTTATAATCCAAAAACACATGAGTAAGCCAATTCACCGTAAACATTAGGCACGCTCCTTAGCTAGAATGGCTTGACGAGCAACTTCACGGTCGTCAAAATCATATTTTGTATGGCCTATTTGCTGATACGTTTCATGCCCTTTTCCCGCAATGATAATCACGTCATCTTCTGTTGCTTGGTTTATCGCTTCCTGAATAGCAACTTTTCGATCAGCAATGACGTCAAATGCTGTATCTTGATCTAATCCACTCGTCATATCTTCAAGAATAGCTAATGGATCTTCTGTTCTCGGGTTATCAGAAGTGAAGATC
It encodes:
- a CDS encoding cell division protein FtsQ/DivIB, which produces MAQKKVVSIEDRIPKLKQARKKKANRRLLFYLSIFFILISIIVYLQSPLSYIRTIQVEGNSFLQDNEIVKQADLTDNKNIWTIDTDAIESMLNDSPIIASAKVSRKLPWTVSITVEEYELVGYTQKETTYYPVLGNGTTLQSMAKKTYNGDAPLLKGFNKETYLHRLTNEMEKLPETIRNLISEVHWTPEKDNNDKMRLYMNDGFIVDARIPNFADSMEIYPSIVSQLDEESEGIIHIGVGAYFESFHNGKKGQKAEKED
- the mraY gene encoding phospho-N-acetylmuramoyl-pentapeptide-transferase, which translates into the protein MNITMLMVTILIAFLITVLLSPIFIPFLRRLKFGQSIREEGPKSHLKKTGTPTMGGIMIVFSIVITSLIMSWKVNPVGVNYEMWILLFVLVGYGLLGFLDDFIKIMKKRNLGLTSKQKLLGQLITALVVYFVLKAQGFPTYISVPGTTFQLELGWAYALLIIVMLVGASNAVNLTDGLDGLLAGTAAIAFGAFAVLALYGYPQSEVAIFALAIVGALLGFLVFNAHPAKVFMGDTGSLALGGAIAIIAILTKLEIILVVIGGVFVIETLSVIIQVISFKTTGKRVFKMSPLHHHYELLGWSEWRVVTTFWLVGLVFAALGIYIEVGIS
- the spoVE gene encoding stage V sporulation protein E; the protein is MGVIIGLLVIGVVMVYSSSYVWSAYKFSDSFYYVKRQLLFAGTGVIAMLLIMNVPYTTWKKYAKLILLVCFCLLFLVLIPGIGMIRGGAQSWIGIGAFSIQPSEFMKLGLIIFLASHLAKYQKYITSFKKGFLPSILLIFTAFGLIMLQPDLGTGMVLVLTCMVMVFTAGARLSHFFGLGALGLVGFIGLIASAPYRISRITAFLNPWEDPLGDGFQIIQSLYAIGPGGLLGLGFGNSLQKYFYLPEPQTDFIFAILGEELGFIGGTVVIILFLLLFWRGIKISLEAPDSFARLLALGIVSMLAIQAMINISVVIGLIPVTGITLPFLSYGGSSLTLILCSVGILLNISKYTKI
- a CDS encoding efflux RND transporter permease subunit, with amino-acid sequence MNNDKEKAKDSLNKTIKMMVPAVLTAMIATALGFISLYASPVPMIQDFGKMLTIGLVVSFILGIFLLIPILFTRDYFFSEDKGKQPKQRQKRSPSKTDKVLDCITGKTITFRWIIIIIVAVTAAFGIWVDLDADAETDMETFMPQDTQELNDIHKLRDVLGTTDQISIVYESYDIFSDQVNTWVDDLTESLETEFPDVVVKTNSLTSVVKQMNNEELPDGEEFKEEVANIPESQLKLFFNESETKGVITVGIEHLEANDLELFIDDLGVYLENNDLDMLETTITGKSVLDVEMIQGLTTGRYQMTLIGMGLVFLSLLVIYRHPVKAFIPLLPIIFIVGWSGLVMYFLDMSYTPLTATLGALIIGIGTEFTVLIMERYYEEREKGYQSREAIKMANKNIGKAVFVSAITTIGGFSALLASDFVILNNFGLMTLTNISLALFSTLIVMPPILIILDRFVKIKQTS
- a CDS encoding MMPL family transporter, producing the protein MNMLKRLAKVLSNFPMKSIFIMMIIVVLLAVGVKDVFMATGNDTLVEPSSDVYQDNLMLEEEFGGESIIVLYESENLLTPDHLKHMKGIEDVLQNNDSIYSILSPVTLVEEIANNQSDTFQDGISETIDGLNEMGSQLTDISDELKGNAESDQEMALLELEEPKLPEIEEPSLPEVGETESQLPEVGEIRLPDIEGQIAELNEGFSNMIGAQGNLEEGTTNLVDGYAEFGRQTNELGKNLSELAERMEDTPQKEQIQEASQGLIQLSQQMTQISEDSAQLPGIPEQTIEGLNNIQQKLDEQLIQQNGQLEQIQEQVEKQKEMQAQRQEGQQEKQEQMKQEMKEQQETQQEEMQAKMDEQRAEKEKEMQGLKEEIEGKQKEQAEMLSQLADGLAEMGENLQTISENMKTIYDYSDIMTPGLPENQDTLDNMIYDDDDELRPMFEEVIIDDQSMTMMIKLNGDTEDAEKTEVIDTINNYLDKEEIESAETMVSGKPVLDHATRSSMQESIQTMMGLALIIMVIVLSIVFKVRWRLLPLVTVLIAVIGTVGLMGWLQIPITMVSMAVFPILIGLGIDYAIQFQNRYAEEIAKEDSNE
- a CDS encoding ISL3 family transposase; the protein is MTINMLNLANYIILDMEESRDDYRFLVQPTISPPSHCHKCGTVSNLYKHGKKQQLFFDLPMHAKRVGLFIKRQRYKCRECNETFFENLPDMDVNRSVTNRLLDWIQVASLEKTFTSVAYDIGIDEKTVRNIFNDYVTELEAQTDFRTPKWLGIDEVHLLKNYRCVITDVENKSVINILRKRNKDTVISYLSKLQEIDKIELVAMDMWNPYKSAVNAVIPHAKIVIDKFHVVKLANEALEKIRKANRQNVSAKERRQLMRDRYVLLTRNKDLIDFDDQIKLQVWTQNFPVLGQAYELKEHFFDIYEAESINDAYKLYQSWLSNVPKELMTYFEDLIKAMNNWEEEIFNYFNSPITNAYTESLNRLIKTMNHVGRGYSFEALRAKILFTQGYRKVKKKKKFKEVEVTFGKMLPDQFPNWSHTGYEWVYEEVYGADFSTLIKAMEEGTF
- a CDS encoding TetR/AcrR family transcriptional regulator, coding for MLDKTDQIFKGAISVFIKKGLQATTQEVAKEAGVAEVTLYRRYSTKENLFITVIKHVLENKFGSHVLEIAKEKDTELFLTNIIENRLEVLSKNYDLIRMLLSESLRGNLTDKINLPEIIFSSIKKGLECHFKRKDHQVDIDFCARQLGGVFLSYLILPNDQQFNKLTMQERRDIARKHAKSILSTM
- the murD gene encoding UDP-N-acetylmuramoyl-L-alanine--D-glutamate ligase, yielding MRKLKDFPYEHVLVLGLAKSGTAAATTLLEQGKKVRINDQNATESDANVNQLNKMRVEMGVEIGGELILGSHPIRVLDGIEVIVKNPGISYDNPIVVAAQQRGIPVITEIEIAGQLASGPIIGITGSNGKTTTTTLTTEMLKQSEKPVKVAGNIGIVATEVAKNLHPKENLVLELSSFQLMGVEKFKPKIAVLLNIFKAHLDYHKTWENYKQAKYNIFKNQTKDDFLVYNAEDKNLLKAIKLAKAQKIPFSVKRKQSDGAWLDNEAIYFKEEKIMERKDIVLLGSHNYENILASVAAAKLSGATNEGIQKVLSMFTGVKHRLQFVENHRERLFYNDSKATNCLATQKALSAFNQPIILLAGGLDRGNGFDELLPYMQHVKAMVLFGETASKLENLGMKAQVSDIRVTKNVQTAVQEAYEISEPNDVILLSPACASWDQYRTFEERGDMFIQAVHTLV